The following are from one region of the Carassius auratus strain Wakin chromosome 43, ASM336829v1, whole genome shotgun sequence genome:
- the LOC113061541 gene encoding FYVE, RhoGEF and PH domain-containing protein 4-like isoform X1, with product MSELRRNAIRRKTKPKRRAGFPVKKCPESADKASNPSCFASKQCDEEEACVGVKIAQNKAVASHIPNEQDHRSEKLSHGCRFIKKSVTGVNGRVTGRRIPPHLKPQVPPKPAHLQSTVTEVSFPLAAGTSPIDPSMEGGGVGGAKGRGLVSDLISRFEENRHTDSRREGAPLKQVSRSPNCSPARKNYQRQTEKPTDSSSAANSPDHALTPPNGVLNQNNKEQDLNQDMDEITHDTAPVERTDSQELVNGDDSDGAKKEIMEEDCVDPPHAHTEQAEEERKEPEQHDVVMNSIPEQKETNEQKLYKIVNELLQTEKAYVARLNLLDKVFYAKLIEEARKDTFPVDVVKNIFSNISSIHTFHSQFLLPDLEKRMGEWTETPRIGDILQKLTPFLKMYAEYVKNFDHAMDLLKQWTDRSPPFKAIILEIQRQEVCGSLSLQHHMLEPVQRVPRYEMLLKDYLKKLPQDHIDQRDAEKSLEIIAMAATHSNTAIRKTENLKKLLEIYEMLGEEEDIVNASNELIKEGHILKLAARNTSAMDRYLFLFNNMLLYCVPKFSLVGQKFTVRTRIGIEGMKVMETYNEDYPHTFQVSGKERTLELQASSEQDKESWIKAFQETIDISLQKNETFKSAFKDVEEVPDLKISELGKRAPRWIRDNEVTMCMKCKEAFNAITRRRHHCRACGYVVCWKCSDYKATLEYDANKMSKVCKDCFCILTGHRDSEEREGKKKGILELRKKLRRPRTVVVNSSAIEAAQFSGNSIMCGFLQYCEKNKPWQKVWCIIPQKEALVLYLYRAPQDVKAQSSIPLLGYQVEDSPRPTDPPASFRISQSKSVHSFAAESEELKQRWLKVIRMAVTGEVPKSPEEHHSTEIPQEPSSNGV from the exons ATAAAGCCAGTAATCCCAGCTGCTTTGCCTCCAAACAATGTGATGAAGAGGAAGCTTGTGTTGGGGTGAAGATCGCTCAGAACAAAG CCGTTGCTAGCCATATTCCTAATGAGCAAGATCATCGCAGTGAGAAGTTGAGTCATGGTTGTAGATTCATCAAAAAGAGCGTTACTGGAGTAAATGGAAGAGTTACAGGCCGACGGATTCCACCCCATCTCAAACCACAAG tgcCTCCTAAGCCAGCACACCTTCAGAGTACGGTGACGGAAGTCTCCTTTCCTCTGGCTGCTGGAACGTCACCCATTGATCCCAGCATGGAGGGGGGAGGAGTAGGAGGAGCAAAAGGGAGGGGCCTAGTGTCTGACCTCATCAGTCGCTTTGAGGAAAACAG acacacagacagtcGGAGGGAGGGCGCTCCTCTGAAGCAGGTCAGCAGATCTCCCAACTGCAGCCCGGCTCGCAAAAACTACCAGAGACAGACGGAGAAGCCCACAGACTCCAGCTCTGCTGCGAACAGCCCAGATCATGCTCTCACACCCCCCAATGGGGTTCTAAATCAAAATAACAAAGAACAGGACTTGAATCAGGACATGGATGAAATTACACATGACACAGCTCCGGTTGAGAGGACAGACAGCCAGGAACTGGTGAATGGAGATGACAGCGATGGGGCTAAGAAGGAAATTATGGAAGAGGACTGTGTAGACCCGCCTCACGCTCACACGGAACAGGCCGAGGAGGAGAGGAAAGAGCCAGAGCAGCATGACGTTGTGATGAACAGCATCCCAGAGCAGAAG GAAACCAATGAGCAGAAACTCTACAAGATAGTGAATGAACTTCTGCAGACAGAGAAGGCTTATGTTGCACGACTCAACTTGCTAGATAAG GTGTTTTATGCCAAGCTGATAGAAGAAGCCAGAAAAGACACGTTCCCCGTGGATGTGGTGAAAAACATCTTTTCCAACATCTCTTCCATTCATACCTTCCACAGCCAGTTCCTTTTGCCTGACCTGGAAAAACGCATGGGGGAATG GACGGAAACACCTCGCATTGGGGACATCCTACAGAAACTCACTCCCTTTCTAAAGATGTACGCTGAATATGTGAAGAACTTTGATCATGCCATGGATCTCCTGAAGCAGTGGACAGATCGATCACCTCCGTTTAAAGCCATCATTCTGGAAATCCAG CGTCAGGAAGTATGTGGCAGTCTGTCGCTGCAGCACCACATGTTGGAGCCCGTTCAGAGAGTGCCACGGTACGAGATGCTGCTCAAAGACTATCTGAAGAAACTTCCTCAGGACCACATAGACCAGCGGGATGCTGAAA AGTCTTTAGAGATCATTGCCATGGCTGCCACTCATTCCAACACCGCCATTAGAAAAACA GAAAACCTTAAGAAATTGCTGGAGATTTATGAGATGCTGGGAGAGGAAGAGGACATAGTGAACGCCTCAAATGAGTTAATAAAGGAGGGTCATATTCTAAAACTGGCAGCCAGAAACACTTCAGCCATGGACAGATATCTCTTCCTG TTCAACAACATGCTGCTGTACTGCGTTCCCAAGTTCAGTTTGGTGGGACAGAAGTTTACGGTCCGCACACGTATCGGGATCGAAGGCATGAAGGTGATGGAGACATACAATGAGGATTATCCTCACACCTTTCAGGTTTCCGGAAAGGAACGGACACTGGAGCTGCAGGCCAG CTCTGAACAGGATAAAGAAAGCTGGATAAAG GCATTCCAGGAAACAATAGACATCTCCCTCCAGAAAAATGAGACCTTTAAGTCAGCATTCAAAGATGTGGAGGAAGTACCG GATCTTAAGATATCAGAGCTGGGTAAAAGAGCCCCTCGCTGGATCCGAGACAATGAAGTGACCATGTGCATGAAGTGCAAAGAGGCCTTTAACGCCATCACACGCAGGAGACATCACTGTCGGGCCTGCGGATAC GTGGTCTGCTGGAAGTGTTCAGACTACAAAGCCACTCTGGAATATGACGCGAATAAGATGAGCAAGGTGTGCAAAGACTGTTTCTGCATCCTGACCGGCCATAGAGACAGCGAGGAGAGGGAGGGCAAGAAGAAGGGCATTCTAGAG ttaCGGAAGAAATTGCGACGTCCACGAACTGTTGTGGTGAATTCATCAGCG ATTGAAGCTGCTCAGTTCTCGGGCAACAGTATCATGTGTGGCTTCCTGCAGTACTGCGAGAAGAACAAGCCCTGGCAGAAAGTCTGGTGTATCATTCCTCAAAAAGAAGCTCTAGTTCTCTACTTGTACAGAGCACCTCAG GATGTCAAGGCCCAGTCCTCGATTCCTCTGCTCGGCTACCAGGTGGAGGACAGCCCAAGACCCACCGACCCTCCCGCCAGCTTCAGAATCTCTCAGTCGAAATCAGTCCACAGCTTTGCAGCAGAGAGCGAGGAACTGAAACAGCGCTGGCTCAAAGTGATCCGTATGGCAGTGACAGGAGAGGTACCGAAATCACCTGAAGAACACCATTCTACGGAAATCCCCCAAGAGCCGAGCTCTAATGGCGTCTGA
- the LOC113061541 gene encoding FYVE, RhoGEF and PH domain-containing protein 4-like isoform X5 gives MSELRRNAIRRKTKPKRRAGFPVKKCPESADKASNPSCFASKQCDEEEACVGVKIAQNKAVASHIPNEQDHRSEKLSHGCRFIKKSVTGVNGRVTGRRIPPHLKPQVPPKPAHLQSTVTEVSFPLAAGTSPIDPSMEGGGVGGAKGRGLVSDLISRFEENRHTDSRREGAPLKQVSRSPNCSPARKNYQRQTEKPTDSSSAANSPDHALTPPNGVLNQNNKEQDLNQDMDEITHDTAPVERTDSQELVNGDDSDGAKKEIMEEDCVDPPHAHTEQAEEERKEPEQHDVVMNSIPEQKETNEQKLYKIVNELLQTEKAYVARLNLLDKVFYAKLIEEARKDTFPVDVVKNIFSNISSIHTFHSQFLLPDLEKRMGEWTETPRIGDILQKLTPFLKMYAEYVKNFDHAMDLLKQWTDRSPPFKAIILEIQRQEVCGSLSLQHHMLEPVQRVPRYEMLLKDYLKKLPQDHIDQRDAEKSLEIIAMAATHSNTAIRKTENLKKLLEIYEMLGEEEDIVNASNELIKEGHILKLAARNTSAMDRYLFLFNNMLLYCVPKFSLVGQKFTVRTRIGIEGMKVMETYNEDYPHTFQVSGKERTLELQASSEQDKESWIKAFQETIDISLQKNETFKSAFKDVEEVPDLKISELGKRAPRWIRDNEVTMCMKCKEAFNAITRRRHHCRACGYVVCWKCSDYKATLEYDANKMSKVCKDCFCILTGHRDSEEREGKKKGILEIEAAQFSGNSIMCGFLQYCEKNKPWQKVWCIIPQKEALVLYLYRAPQDVKAQSSIPLLGYQVEDSPRPTDPPASFRISQSKSVHSFAAESEELKQRWLKVIRMAVTGEVPKSPEEHHSTEIPQEPSSNGV, from the exons ATAAAGCCAGTAATCCCAGCTGCTTTGCCTCCAAACAATGTGATGAAGAGGAAGCTTGTGTTGGGGTGAAGATCGCTCAGAACAAAG CCGTTGCTAGCCATATTCCTAATGAGCAAGATCATCGCAGTGAGAAGTTGAGTCATGGTTGTAGATTCATCAAAAAGAGCGTTACTGGAGTAAATGGAAGAGTTACAGGCCGACGGATTCCACCCCATCTCAAACCACAAG tgcCTCCTAAGCCAGCACACCTTCAGAGTACGGTGACGGAAGTCTCCTTTCCTCTGGCTGCTGGAACGTCACCCATTGATCCCAGCATGGAGGGGGGAGGAGTAGGAGGAGCAAAAGGGAGGGGCCTAGTGTCTGACCTCATCAGTCGCTTTGAGGAAAACAG acacacagacagtcGGAGGGAGGGCGCTCCTCTGAAGCAGGTCAGCAGATCTCCCAACTGCAGCCCGGCTCGCAAAAACTACCAGAGACAGACGGAGAAGCCCACAGACTCCAGCTCTGCTGCGAACAGCCCAGATCATGCTCTCACACCCCCCAATGGGGTTCTAAATCAAAATAACAAAGAACAGGACTTGAATCAGGACATGGATGAAATTACACATGACACAGCTCCGGTTGAGAGGACAGACAGCCAGGAACTGGTGAATGGAGATGACAGCGATGGGGCTAAGAAGGAAATTATGGAAGAGGACTGTGTAGACCCGCCTCACGCTCACACGGAACAGGCCGAGGAGGAGAGGAAAGAGCCAGAGCAGCATGACGTTGTGATGAACAGCATCCCAGAGCAGAAG GAAACCAATGAGCAGAAACTCTACAAGATAGTGAATGAACTTCTGCAGACAGAGAAGGCTTATGTTGCACGACTCAACTTGCTAGATAAG GTGTTTTATGCCAAGCTGATAGAAGAAGCCAGAAAAGACACGTTCCCCGTGGATGTGGTGAAAAACATCTTTTCCAACATCTCTTCCATTCATACCTTCCACAGCCAGTTCCTTTTGCCTGACCTGGAAAAACGCATGGGGGAATG GACGGAAACACCTCGCATTGGGGACATCCTACAGAAACTCACTCCCTTTCTAAAGATGTACGCTGAATATGTGAAGAACTTTGATCATGCCATGGATCTCCTGAAGCAGTGGACAGATCGATCACCTCCGTTTAAAGCCATCATTCTGGAAATCCAG CGTCAGGAAGTATGTGGCAGTCTGTCGCTGCAGCACCACATGTTGGAGCCCGTTCAGAGAGTGCCACGGTACGAGATGCTGCTCAAAGACTATCTGAAGAAACTTCCTCAGGACCACATAGACCAGCGGGATGCTGAAA AGTCTTTAGAGATCATTGCCATGGCTGCCACTCATTCCAACACCGCCATTAGAAAAACA GAAAACCTTAAGAAATTGCTGGAGATTTATGAGATGCTGGGAGAGGAAGAGGACATAGTGAACGCCTCAAATGAGTTAATAAAGGAGGGTCATATTCTAAAACTGGCAGCCAGAAACACTTCAGCCATGGACAGATATCTCTTCCTG TTCAACAACATGCTGCTGTACTGCGTTCCCAAGTTCAGTTTGGTGGGACAGAAGTTTACGGTCCGCACACGTATCGGGATCGAAGGCATGAAGGTGATGGAGACATACAATGAGGATTATCCTCACACCTTTCAGGTTTCCGGAAAGGAACGGACACTGGAGCTGCAGGCCAG CTCTGAACAGGATAAAGAAAGCTGGATAAAG GCATTCCAGGAAACAATAGACATCTCCCTCCAGAAAAATGAGACCTTTAAGTCAGCATTCAAAGATGTGGAGGAAGTACCG GATCTTAAGATATCAGAGCTGGGTAAAAGAGCCCCTCGCTGGATCCGAGACAATGAAGTGACCATGTGCATGAAGTGCAAAGAGGCCTTTAACGCCATCACACGCAGGAGACATCACTGTCGGGCCTGCGGATAC GTGGTCTGCTGGAAGTGTTCAGACTACAAAGCCACTCTGGAATATGACGCGAATAAGATGAGCAAGGTGTGCAAAGACTGTTTCTGCATCCTGACCGGCCATAGAGACAGCGAGGAGAGGGAGGGCAAGAAGAAGGGCATTCTAGAG ATTGAAGCTGCTCAGTTCTCGGGCAACAGTATCATGTGTGGCTTCCTGCAGTACTGCGAGAAGAACAAGCCCTGGCAGAAAGTCTGGTGTATCATTCCTCAAAAAGAAGCTCTAGTTCTCTACTTGTACAGAGCACCTCAG GATGTCAAGGCCCAGTCCTCGATTCCTCTGCTCGGCTACCAGGTGGAGGACAGCCCAAGACCCACCGACCCTCCCGCCAGCTTCAGAATCTCTCAGTCGAAATCAGTCCACAGCTTTGCAGCAGAGAGCGAGGAACTGAAACAGCGCTGGCTCAAAGTGATCCGTATGGCAGTGACAGGAGAGGTACCGAAATCACCTGAAGAACACCATTCTACGGAAATCCCCCAAGAGCCGAGCTCTAATGGCGTCTGA
- the LOC113061541 gene encoding FYVE, RhoGEF and PH domain-containing protein 4-like isoform X4 — translation MRKTQSMTHWRTKSRADKASNPSCFASKQCDEEEACVGVKIAQNKAVASHIPNEQDHRSEKLSHGCRFIKKSVTGVNGRVTGRRIPPHLKPQVPPKPAHLQSTVTEVSFPLAAGTSPIDPSMEGGGVGGAKGRGLVSDLISRFEENRHTDSRREGAPLKQVSRSPNCSPARKNYQRQTEKPTDSSSAANSPDHALTPPNGVLNQNNKEQDLNQDMDEITHDTAPVERTDSQELVNGDDSDGAKKEIMEEDCVDPPHAHTEQAEEERKEPEQHDVVMNSIPEQKETNEQKLYKIVNELLQTEKAYVARLNLLDKVFYAKLIEEARKDTFPVDVVKNIFSNISSIHTFHSQFLLPDLEKRMGEWTETPRIGDILQKLTPFLKMYAEYVKNFDHAMDLLKQWTDRSPPFKAIILEIQRQEVCGSLSLQHHMLEPVQRVPRYEMLLKDYLKKLPQDHIDQRDAEKSLEIIAMAATHSNTAIRKTENLKKLLEIYEMLGEEEDIVNASNELIKEGHILKLAARNTSAMDRYLFLFNNMLLYCVPKFSLVGQKFTVRTRIGIEGMKVMETYNEDYPHTFQVSGKERTLELQASSEQDKESWIKAFQETIDISLQKNETFKSAFKDVEEVPDLKISELGKRAPRWIRDNEVTMCMKCKEAFNAITRRRHHCRACGYVVCWKCSDYKATLEYDANKMSKVCKDCFCILTGHRDSEEREGKKKGILELRKKLRRPRTVVVNSSAIEAAQFSGNSIMCGFLQYCEKNKPWQKVWCIIPQKEALVLYLYRAPQDVKAQSSIPLLGYQVEDSPRPTDPPASFRISQSKSVHSFAAESEELKQRWLKVIRMAVTGEVPKSPEEHHSTEIPQEPSSNGV, via the exons ATGAGGAAGACGCAGAGCATGACACATTGGAGGACCAAGAGCAGAGCAg ATAAAGCCAGTAATCCCAGCTGCTTTGCCTCCAAACAATGTGATGAAGAGGAAGCTTGTGTTGGGGTGAAGATCGCTCAGAACAAAG CCGTTGCTAGCCATATTCCTAATGAGCAAGATCATCGCAGTGAGAAGTTGAGTCATGGTTGTAGATTCATCAAAAAGAGCGTTACTGGAGTAAATGGAAGAGTTACAGGCCGACGGATTCCACCCCATCTCAAACCACAAG tgcCTCCTAAGCCAGCACACCTTCAGAGTACGGTGACGGAAGTCTCCTTTCCTCTGGCTGCTGGAACGTCACCCATTGATCCCAGCATGGAGGGGGGAGGAGTAGGAGGAGCAAAAGGGAGGGGCCTAGTGTCTGACCTCATCAGTCGCTTTGAGGAAAACAG acacacagacagtcGGAGGGAGGGCGCTCCTCTGAAGCAGGTCAGCAGATCTCCCAACTGCAGCCCGGCTCGCAAAAACTACCAGAGACAGACGGAGAAGCCCACAGACTCCAGCTCTGCTGCGAACAGCCCAGATCATGCTCTCACACCCCCCAATGGGGTTCTAAATCAAAATAACAAAGAACAGGACTTGAATCAGGACATGGATGAAATTACACATGACACAGCTCCGGTTGAGAGGACAGACAGCCAGGAACTGGTGAATGGAGATGACAGCGATGGGGCTAAGAAGGAAATTATGGAAGAGGACTGTGTAGACCCGCCTCACGCTCACACGGAACAGGCCGAGGAGGAGAGGAAAGAGCCAGAGCAGCATGACGTTGTGATGAACAGCATCCCAGAGCAGAAG GAAACCAATGAGCAGAAACTCTACAAGATAGTGAATGAACTTCTGCAGACAGAGAAGGCTTATGTTGCACGACTCAACTTGCTAGATAAG GTGTTTTATGCCAAGCTGATAGAAGAAGCCAGAAAAGACACGTTCCCCGTGGATGTGGTGAAAAACATCTTTTCCAACATCTCTTCCATTCATACCTTCCACAGCCAGTTCCTTTTGCCTGACCTGGAAAAACGCATGGGGGAATG GACGGAAACACCTCGCATTGGGGACATCCTACAGAAACTCACTCCCTTTCTAAAGATGTACGCTGAATATGTGAAGAACTTTGATCATGCCATGGATCTCCTGAAGCAGTGGACAGATCGATCACCTCCGTTTAAAGCCATCATTCTGGAAATCCAG CGTCAGGAAGTATGTGGCAGTCTGTCGCTGCAGCACCACATGTTGGAGCCCGTTCAGAGAGTGCCACGGTACGAGATGCTGCTCAAAGACTATCTGAAGAAACTTCCTCAGGACCACATAGACCAGCGGGATGCTGAAA AGTCTTTAGAGATCATTGCCATGGCTGCCACTCATTCCAACACCGCCATTAGAAAAACA GAAAACCTTAAGAAATTGCTGGAGATTTATGAGATGCTGGGAGAGGAAGAGGACATAGTGAACGCCTCAAATGAGTTAATAAAGGAGGGTCATATTCTAAAACTGGCAGCCAGAAACACTTCAGCCATGGACAGATATCTCTTCCTG TTCAACAACATGCTGCTGTACTGCGTTCCCAAGTTCAGTTTGGTGGGACAGAAGTTTACGGTCCGCACACGTATCGGGATCGAAGGCATGAAGGTGATGGAGACATACAATGAGGATTATCCTCACACCTTTCAGGTTTCCGGAAAGGAACGGACACTGGAGCTGCAGGCCAG CTCTGAACAGGATAAAGAAAGCTGGATAAAG GCATTCCAGGAAACAATAGACATCTCCCTCCAGAAAAATGAGACCTTTAAGTCAGCATTCAAAGATGTGGAGGAAGTACCG GATCTTAAGATATCAGAGCTGGGTAAAAGAGCCCCTCGCTGGATCCGAGACAATGAAGTGACCATGTGCATGAAGTGCAAAGAGGCCTTTAACGCCATCACACGCAGGAGACATCACTGTCGGGCCTGCGGATAC GTGGTCTGCTGGAAGTGTTCAGACTACAAAGCCACTCTGGAATATGACGCGAATAAGATGAGCAAGGTGTGCAAAGACTGTTTCTGCATCCTGACCGGCCATAGAGACAGCGAGGAGAGGGAGGGCAAGAAGAAGGGCATTCTAGAG ttaCGGAAGAAATTGCGACGTCCACGAACTGTTGTGGTGAATTCATCAGCG ATTGAAGCTGCTCAGTTCTCGGGCAACAGTATCATGTGTGGCTTCCTGCAGTACTGCGAGAAGAACAAGCCCTGGCAGAAAGTCTGGTGTATCATTCCTCAAAAAGAAGCTCTAGTTCTCTACTTGTACAGAGCACCTCAG GATGTCAAGGCCCAGTCCTCGATTCCTCTGCTCGGCTACCAGGTGGAGGACAGCCCAAGACCCACCGACCCTCCCGCCAGCTTCAGAATCTCTCAGTCGAAATCAGTCCACAGCTTTGCAGCAGAGAGCGAGGAACTGAAACAGCGCTGGCTCAAAGTGATCCGTATGGCAGTGACAGGAGAGGTACCGAAATCACCTGAAGAACACCATTCTACGGAAATCCCCCAAGAGCCGAGCTCTAATGGCGTCTGA
- the LOC113061541 gene encoding FYVE, RhoGEF and PH domain-containing protein 4-like isoform X3: MDCLGSGLRKALLHHTASDKASNPSCFASKQCDEEEACVGVKIAQNKAVASHIPNEQDHRSEKLSHGCRFIKKSVTGVNGRVTGRRIPPHLKPQVPPKPAHLQSTVTEVSFPLAAGTSPIDPSMEGGGVGGAKGRGLVSDLISRFEENRHTDSRREGAPLKQVSRSPNCSPARKNYQRQTEKPTDSSSAANSPDHALTPPNGVLNQNNKEQDLNQDMDEITHDTAPVERTDSQELVNGDDSDGAKKEIMEEDCVDPPHAHTEQAEEERKEPEQHDVVMNSIPEQKETNEQKLYKIVNELLQTEKAYVARLNLLDKVFYAKLIEEARKDTFPVDVVKNIFSNISSIHTFHSQFLLPDLEKRMGEWTETPRIGDILQKLTPFLKMYAEYVKNFDHAMDLLKQWTDRSPPFKAIILEIQRQEVCGSLSLQHHMLEPVQRVPRYEMLLKDYLKKLPQDHIDQRDAEKSLEIIAMAATHSNTAIRKTENLKKLLEIYEMLGEEEDIVNASNELIKEGHILKLAARNTSAMDRYLFLFNNMLLYCVPKFSLVGQKFTVRTRIGIEGMKVMETYNEDYPHTFQVSGKERTLELQASSEQDKESWIKAFQETIDISLQKNETFKSAFKDVEEVPDLKISELGKRAPRWIRDNEVTMCMKCKEAFNAITRRRHHCRACGYVVCWKCSDYKATLEYDANKMSKVCKDCFCILTGHRDSEEREGKKKGILELRKKLRRPRTVVVNSSAIEAAQFSGNSIMCGFLQYCEKNKPWQKVWCIIPQKEALVLYLYRAPQDVKAQSSIPLLGYQVEDSPRPTDPPASFRISQSKSVHSFAAESEELKQRWLKVIRMAVTGEVPKSPEEHHSTEIPQEPSSNGV; this comes from the exons ATAAAGCCAGTAATCCCAGCTGCTTTGCCTCCAAACAATGTGATGAAGAGGAAGCTTGTGTTGGGGTGAAGATCGCTCAGAACAAAG CCGTTGCTAGCCATATTCCTAATGAGCAAGATCATCGCAGTGAGAAGTTGAGTCATGGTTGTAGATTCATCAAAAAGAGCGTTACTGGAGTAAATGGAAGAGTTACAGGCCGACGGATTCCACCCCATCTCAAACCACAAG tgcCTCCTAAGCCAGCACACCTTCAGAGTACGGTGACGGAAGTCTCCTTTCCTCTGGCTGCTGGAACGTCACCCATTGATCCCAGCATGGAGGGGGGAGGAGTAGGAGGAGCAAAAGGGAGGGGCCTAGTGTCTGACCTCATCAGTCGCTTTGAGGAAAACAG acacacagacagtcGGAGGGAGGGCGCTCCTCTGAAGCAGGTCAGCAGATCTCCCAACTGCAGCCCGGCTCGCAAAAACTACCAGAGACAGACGGAGAAGCCCACAGACTCCAGCTCTGCTGCGAACAGCCCAGATCATGCTCTCACACCCCCCAATGGGGTTCTAAATCAAAATAACAAAGAACAGGACTTGAATCAGGACATGGATGAAATTACACATGACACAGCTCCGGTTGAGAGGACAGACAGCCAGGAACTGGTGAATGGAGATGACAGCGATGGGGCTAAGAAGGAAATTATGGAAGAGGACTGTGTAGACCCGCCTCACGCTCACACGGAACAGGCCGAGGAGGAGAGGAAAGAGCCAGAGCAGCATGACGTTGTGATGAACAGCATCCCAGAGCAGAAG GAAACCAATGAGCAGAAACTCTACAAGATAGTGAATGAACTTCTGCAGACAGAGAAGGCTTATGTTGCACGACTCAACTTGCTAGATAAG GTGTTTTATGCCAAGCTGATAGAAGAAGCCAGAAAAGACACGTTCCCCGTGGATGTGGTGAAAAACATCTTTTCCAACATCTCTTCCATTCATACCTTCCACAGCCAGTTCCTTTTGCCTGACCTGGAAAAACGCATGGGGGAATG GACGGAAACACCTCGCATTGGGGACATCCTACAGAAACTCACTCCCTTTCTAAAGATGTACGCTGAATATGTGAAGAACTTTGATCATGCCATGGATCTCCTGAAGCAGTGGACAGATCGATCACCTCCGTTTAAAGCCATCATTCTGGAAATCCAG CGTCAGGAAGTATGTGGCAGTCTGTCGCTGCAGCACCACATGTTGGAGCCCGTTCAGAGAGTGCCACGGTACGAGATGCTGCTCAAAGACTATCTGAAGAAACTTCCTCAGGACCACATAGACCAGCGGGATGCTGAAA AGTCTTTAGAGATCATTGCCATGGCTGCCACTCATTCCAACACCGCCATTAGAAAAACA GAAAACCTTAAGAAATTGCTGGAGATTTATGAGATGCTGGGAGAGGAAGAGGACATAGTGAACGCCTCAAATGAGTTAATAAAGGAGGGTCATATTCTAAAACTGGCAGCCAGAAACACTTCAGCCATGGACAGATATCTCTTCCTG TTCAACAACATGCTGCTGTACTGCGTTCCCAAGTTCAGTTTGGTGGGACAGAAGTTTACGGTCCGCACACGTATCGGGATCGAAGGCATGAAGGTGATGGAGACATACAATGAGGATTATCCTCACACCTTTCAGGTTTCCGGAAAGGAACGGACACTGGAGCTGCAGGCCAG CTCTGAACAGGATAAAGAAAGCTGGATAAAG GCATTCCAGGAAACAATAGACATCTCCCTCCAGAAAAATGAGACCTTTAAGTCAGCATTCAAAGATGTGGAGGAAGTACCG GATCTTAAGATATCAGAGCTGGGTAAAAGAGCCCCTCGCTGGATCCGAGACAATGAAGTGACCATGTGCATGAAGTGCAAAGAGGCCTTTAACGCCATCACACGCAGGAGACATCACTGTCGGGCCTGCGGATAC GTGGTCTGCTGGAAGTGTTCAGACTACAAAGCCACTCTGGAATATGACGCGAATAAGATGAGCAAGGTGTGCAAAGACTGTTTCTGCATCCTGACCGGCCATAGAGACAGCGAGGAGAGGGAGGGCAAGAAGAAGGGCATTCTAGAG ttaCGGAAGAAATTGCGACGTCCACGAACTGTTGTGGTGAATTCATCAGCG ATTGAAGCTGCTCAGTTCTCGGGCAACAGTATCATGTGTGGCTTCCTGCAGTACTGCGAGAAGAACAAGCCCTGGCAGAAAGTCTGGTGTATCATTCCTCAAAAAGAAGCTCTAGTTCTCTACTTGTACAGAGCACCTCAG GATGTCAAGGCCCAGTCCTCGATTCCTCTGCTCGGCTACCAGGTGGAGGACAGCCCAAGACCCACCGACCCTCCCGCCAGCTTCAGAATCTCTCAGTCGAAATCAGTCCACAGCTTTGCAGCAGAGAGCGAGGAACTGAAACAGCGCTGGCTCAAAGTGATCCGTATGGCAGTGACAGGAGAGGTACCGAAATCACCTGAAGAACACCATTCTACGGAAATCCCCCAAGAGCCGAGCTCTAATGGCGTCTGA